tacaagtaaaattattttttcatatgattacgagcgttttataaaaaaattataaagtagAGATAGAATTGGCCCCATACCTATTTTAAATCTCATCAAGAATGACCAGTTAATTTGCATTGTATTTTGAGTCATTGTTCCTTTGTTGTAGTATCTTTATACATGAGTCAAATACATTGTAATCATATTCaggaatataatataatataatataacataataaatagatAGAACTGAagttttcttatatatttttgttttatttgaaaCCCAAAAGAATGATTAGTtagtttatattattttttaattttttatttcagaATTATAACGTTTTTGCATATGTTTTCAATGTATTTATTGGAGGTAAAAAATGTTATAACTATATTTAATAACATTATAACTATATTTATTAGAAAATCTTAATTTTATCTTCTATTTAATTGTTTTTATTTTCTAAGCCAAGTcactagcttttttttttttttcccctcttctttctttatttttctttctcttttcattaCGGTAACTCTGACGAGGAGagacgaaaaaaaaaaagaaactagagttttcactttctttggatcaacaaataTGCCTTTCatcgaaatcacatggcctaagaaaataATTTCATTCAACTAAAATTCacgtttgctgaactttgcatatgacttctttttttcttagcaagaacaatatatttctcaagtgttccttatATTCCTAATTGCTCCTTGAATACACTAatatatcatcaataaatataatataatataaaaataatatattatttaaacatattataataaaataatataatgatttgatttgagtcgatttgatttgatttaacataaaataatataatgaacctgaaacattatttatttatttatttaaaatattcctGAATAAATTCTTATTAGAGGTATAAAAAATACCCAATTTCTGCTTTCTTggaaaaaaaataatcaattgCCGACAGTTTTTCCGGGTAAATTGGCTTTGACGATCCTAAGCAAGTCATTTTGTGGTTGCAAGACCAAGGCCGTTTTGGTATATCGCATCATGCCCTAGATCGGACGGTCAGGGAGGCAAGATCAAATCCCGAACGATCAGAAAACCCTATAGGTGCTTTACGGCCCTCTCTCTTGAGCGTGGCggtacactctctctctctctctctctcgccctcgAAATGGTGAGGATCTTTACTTGCTCGCCCGCCTTCCTTGCTCTTCCGTCGCATCTCGATTTCTTGCCCTTCCTAAGTGCTTTTGCTTTGTTCTTGAGCTGATCCGGGGTAGTTTCTGATGGATGCTGCAGCCGTTCAAGCGATATGTGGAGATCGGCAGGGTTGCGCTTGTGACCTACGGGAAGGAATACGGCAGGCTCGTCGTTATCGTCGATGTTATCGATCAGAACAGAGTACGTATCTGGGGCATCGTCCCCTCTATCCCTCAAATCTTCGAATTTGGTCTTGATTCTCATTTAAAGGTTCTTTTTATATGTAAAAAAATCCAATTTTTTCACctatttttcctttttatatgctGCTTAAAATACATCAGGTAGATTCAGATTAACAAGAAAAGTTATATAGTCGTTCATTCATATGCGTGTAGCTGTTGTCAGATCTCCCTTTGATATGCAATATTTACTCGAACAGCTACTGCTGTTGTTGAAAGGTGATTTGCGCTCTTTATGTGACCGATTTGTGTGGCTATTAGGAGGAAGATAAGAACATAATTGTATTTTCTTCTTAAAAGAATTTCTAAGTAATCAAAGATCTAGCAGATATAGTTTGGAATTTGCACCAGAAGGAGTTAGAGAACTGGTCTTATCTATGCCCTTCAAAAAAATGAGTGCAATGTCGACTGTTGAACAGTTGGCCATAACCAGAGACTAGGTTTTTTGTTTCTGGAAATGAACAAAGTTAATGAACAATCAATTGGGAAGTTGGCCATAATAAAGTTCAAATTTTTATAGGTACTGAACAATCAATTGGGAAGATCAAAAGTTTATTGTGGTATGTTCTTTCATTTGGTAGCCTAGCCACAACAATAGCAGGGATCATCAACATGGTGAATTTGTTTTGCCGCTTTGAAGAAATGGTTTGTGAATGACTACTACGTAAACATTGGGAATTCAGGGAAATTTGACCTAAGTGAATGATAATTCAATAAAAAGCCAGGAGATTGACAACACAATGTCTGACTCATTCATGGCATCTCAACCATTTATGCTAAATTACTTATCCATTTTAGGCTCTGGTCGATTCTCCTGACATGGTACGAGGCCAAATCAATTTCAAGAGGCTCTCTCTTACTGATATAAAGATTGACATACCACGGGTCCCCAAGAAGAAGACCCTTCTTGATGCCATGGAAGCTGCTGGTATGATAATCGTTATCTCTATTTGAATAGTGGATTACATGTAAATTTGCTGTTGTAACATTAACATAAGTGCTATAGATGTGAAGAACAAATGGGAGAACAGCTCATGGGGAAGAAAACTAATTGTTCAGAAGAGGAGAGCTTCACTGAATGATTTTGACAGGTTCAAGGTCATGCTGGCAAAGATTAAGGTGGAGACTAATATTCCCCCATTGATTTGATTCTcttagaaaaacctttcgttcgtcGTGTTGACAAGACTTCATGTATTTGTTCAGAGAGGAGGCGCCATCAGGCAAGAGCTGGCCAAGCTTAAAAAGGCAGATGTGGCTTGAGCTTCATATATTTCTGGTTCCTCAGCCAGGGTTCTGTTATCCATTTACATGTCCTTAAACAGATTGAATGTACTTTTTGATATTTTGCAACTCAGATTTTGCTTTTATTGATAGGCCCGAAAGTGATAAGAAGTGATGCCTATATTTTTGAAGTCATGATCTGTAGTTCCCAGATCACGTTTGTATGACAGTAAAGGTACATGACTATATTATGATCAGGAGTACAtgggtgtgtatatatatgaagaGAAAAATTTGCTGACAGGGGcaaacaaaaaaattaattttatttaccacagacATACATCCCTATGAGCCTCCTCTCTCCCCATATGAATGCTTCCCGAGGCTGTATCAGGCGCATTAAGAAGAACATACTTGGAAAATCCCAGTTGGTGGGGGTTTGTATGCATGGCACGATACAGAGGTTTCATTACCAAGTCACAGAAAATTTACTTACTAAATGTCTTCTATTGGCAATTAAGCATTTGGGGATCAGTTGCCCCGTATATGTATATGAATTGACAACATATTTGTCGAGGAGAAGGAGAAGCAAGAAACACACACACGGCCAAGCTCAAGCTCAAGCTTA
This Musa acuminata AAA Group cultivar baxijiao chromosome BXJ1-2, Cavendish_Baxijiao_AAA, whole genome shotgun sequence DNA region includes the following protein-coding sequences:
- the LOC135595180 gene encoding large ribosomal subunit protein eL14-like, whose protein sequence is MPFKRYVEIGRVALVTYGKEYGRLVVIVDVIDQNRALVDSPDMVRGQINFKRLSLTDIKIDIPRVPKKKTLLDAMEAADVKNKWENSSWGRKLIVQKRRASLNDFDRFKVMLAKIKRGGAIRQELAKLKKADVA